Within Amycolatopsis sp. cg5, the genomic segment TGTGTCCGGTGCGGACGCGGACGCGATCCAGTACTTCATGGCCAGGGGAGCGTTGTGTCATCTGGTGGTGGCGATCGGCGCCATCGAGGTCGACGCGCCGTGGGCGAACACGCTCTCGGCGGGGTTGCGTCACTACTGAGTTTTCGTTGTGAGGACGGCCGCGTCGTGCGGCCCTCTTCTTTGACCCAAAGTGTGAGTGGTCAACCACTCAATTATAGGAGGAAGAGTCATGGATCAGGAACTGCATGTCGTGCTCGGTACCGGACCGGTCGGGCTGACCCTCGCCGAGCAGCTCGTCGCCACGGGGCATCGGGTGCGCACGGTGAACCGCTCGGGTGGCGGTGAGCAGATCGCCGGTTCGGTGCGGGTCGCCGCCGACGTGACCGACCGGGACAAGCTCGCCGAGGTCGTCGCGGGCGCCGACGTGGTCTACAACTGCACGCACGTTCCGTATCAGCTGCAGCCGCAGATGCTGCCGGTGATCCAGGACGCGCTGCTCGACGTCGTCGGCCGCAGCGGCGCGAAGCTGGTCACCGTCGAGACGCTCAACCAGTACGGCCCGACCGGCGGGGTGCCGATGACCGAGCAGACGCCGCTCGCCGCGCCGGGCCCCAAGGGCAAGACGCGCGCCGCGATCACCGAGCGGTATCTCGCCGCGCGCGAACGTGGCGACATCCGCGTCTCGCTCGGGATGGCCGCGGACTTCTTCGGCCCGCGCGTGCTGCTGTCGTCGCTGGGGGCGACGGTGTTCCCGGCCGCGCTGGTCGGTGAGGCACGGCTCGGGCTGGGCGACATCGACCTGCCCAAGAGCTACACCTACGTGCCAGACCTGGCCGCGGGGCTCGCGGTGCTCGGTTCCGACGAGCGCGCGCTGGGCAAGCTGTGGCACCTGCCCGTCGCGGGGCCGTACACCACCCGGCAGATCCACGGCATCATCGGCGACCTGACCGGCGAGCCGACCCAGATCATGGTGCAGCGCGAAGCGGAGCCGTTCGGCCCGTACGACGAGGCGTTCATGGCCGAGTACCGCGAGTTCTTCTACTGGCACACCGAGCCGTTCGTCATGGACGACTCCCGCTACACCAGCACTTTCGGCGTTTCCGCCACCCCGATGCGCGAAGCGCTCGCCACCACCCTCGACTGGTTCGCCCACTCCGTCCATAAAGGACAGTGACCATGAAGACCCTGTACACCACCGAAGTGACCTCCAGCGGTGACGGCCGCAACGGCAAGGTCCGCTCGTCCGACGGCCTGCTGGACACCGCGCTCGCGCTCCCCAAAGAAGCGGGCGGCTCGGGTGCGGCGACCAACCCCGAGCAGCTGTTCGGCGCCGGCTACGCGGCCTGCTTCCACAGCGCGTTGCGCCTGGTCGCCAGGGAACGCAAGATCAAGCTGTCCGGCGACACGGTCGTCGCCCGGGTGAGCCTCGCCCAGGACGACGCCGGATTCCTTCTCGACGTCGAGCTGACCGTCTCGCTCCCCGGTCTGTCCGAAGAGGACGCCGAGTCGCTGGCCGCTGACGCACATGGACGCTGCCCGTACTCGCGGGCGATCCACGGCAACGTCGACGTCGCGCTGCACGTCTTGGTTCCCTGAGCGCGTCTGGGCGGAATCTGGGCGCGCGTGGTGCGAGCCTGCGTACTGCACAACCGCAACCGAAACGGGGGACCGTCGATGTCGAAAAAGCGCTTCGCCACTCTGTTCACGATGGCGACCGTCGTCAGTATGCCGGTGGCCTTGTCGTCCACTGCCGCCGCCACCACGCTCGATCTCGAGAGCGCCAACATCGTCTCCATCGGCGGTGACTACGGCGAGGGGACCGGCCAGGTCAACTTCTACAATCGCGAATCGGGCAACGCCTTGCTGATCTTCTCGTCCCGTCATGGCGTAAAGGCCTACGTTTCCGGGAAGGTCGTGGTCGATGGCAGCGTCGACACCGATTGTGGCCGGATGACGGACAATTACACCGGCTCGGCCAAGAAGGTCTTCAAGGGTGCGAGCTGTGTCGGACTCCCGCATCCGCCGATCGGCACGCCGAGCGGGATGGAATTCAGGATCTGCAAGGACCAGCTCGGCCCGGACCCGTGCGGACCGTGGAGCGCGAAGAGCCACTGACCTCGATCGTCAGTCGAGGCCTTCGACGATGCGGAAGTCGCGCTCGAAGCCGTCGGGAAGTTCGGCCAGCGCTTTTCGGTAGGCCGCGCTCTCGTATGCGGCGACCGCCTGGGCGAAGGTGTCGAACTCGATCAGGACGACGCGTTCGGCGATCCCGGCTTCGTGTGCGACGACCCGGCCGCCGCCGCGGGCGAATGTCCGTCCGCCCGCGGCTTTGACGGCCTGTCCGGCCAGCCGGTTGTAGCGATCGAACTCCTCAGGGTCTGTGATGGCGGGGTAGACGCTGACCCAGTAGCCCTTGGGCATGGAACCTCCAGTGTGCATTGATTCACGGGTTGGTCTCGGACGAGCGACGGCGGGCGAGCGCGAGGCTGGTCAGCGTCGTGATCGCCATGGCGCCGACGCCGACCAGCGCCGCGGTGGTGTAGGCGCTGTCATCGGGGAAGAGGCGGCCGGTGTTAGCGGCGAGGATCAGGCCGCCGATGGCGCTACCCAGGGAGTACCCGACGCTGCGGACGACGTAGTTGAAGCTCATGGCGCTCGACGTCTCGCTCTTGGGCGTGACGGCGAGGATGACGCCGGGCATGGCGGCCGAGAAGCTGCCGACGCCGAAACCCAGCACGCCCATGGCCACGAGCAGTTCGGCCACAGTGGACC encodes:
- a CDS encoding NAD-dependent epimerase/dehydratase family protein, which translates into the protein MDQELHVVLGTGPVGLTLAEQLVATGHRVRTVNRSGGGEQIAGSVRVAADVTDRDKLAEVVAGADVVYNCTHVPYQLQPQMLPVIQDALLDVVGRSGAKLVTVETLNQYGPTGGVPMTEQTPLAAPGPKGKTRAAITERYLAARERGDIRVSLGMAADFFGPRVLLSSLGATVFPAALVGEARLGLGDIDLPKSYTYVPDLAAGLAVLGSDERALGKLWHLPVAGPYTTRQIHGIIGDLTGEPTQIMVQREAEPFGPYDEAFMAEYREFFYWHTEPFVMDDSRYTSTFGVSATPMREALATTLDWFAHSVHKGQ
- a CDS encoding organic hydroperoxide resistance protein; translated protein: MKTLYTTEVTSSGDGRNGKVRSSDGLLDTALALPKEAGGSGAATNPEQLFGAGYAACFHSALRLVARERKIKLSGDTVVARVSLAQDDAGFLLDVELTVSLPGLSEEDAESLAADAHGRCPYSRAIHGNVDVALHVLVP
- a CDS encoding DUF1330 domain-containing protein, which translates into the protein MPKGYWVSVYPAITDPEEFDRYNRLAGQAVKAAGGRTFARGGGRVVAHEAGIAERVVLIEFDTFAQAVAAYESAAYRKALAELPDGFERDFRIVEGLD